One segment of Streptomyces sp. TG1A-8 DNA contains the following:
- a CDS encoding thioesterase family protein: MRHIYRCPLRWADMDAYGHVNNVVFLRYLEEARIDFLFRPDKDFRQGSVVARHEIDYKRQLVHRHEPVDIELWVTQIRAASFTIAYEVKDGDLVYVRASTVIVPFDFETQRPRRITDEEREFLGEYMDAPGETAATGASGGEEEAVAA, from the coding sequence TTGCGGCACATCTACCGCTGCCCGCTGCGCTGGGCGGACATGGACGCGTACGGCCACGTCAACAACGTGGTCTTCCTCCGCTACCTGGAGGAAGCCCGTATCGACTTCCTGTTCCGCCCGGACAAGGACTTCCGGCAGGGGTCTGTGGTGGCGCGCCACGAGATCGACTACAAGCGGCAGCTCGTCCACCGGCACGAGCCGGTGGACATCGAGCTGTGGGTCACGCAGATCCGGGCCGCGTCCTTCACCATCGCCTACGAGGTGAAGGACGGCGACCTCGTCTACGTACGGGCCTCGACGGTCATCGTGCCGTTCGACTTCGAGACCCAGCGGCCGCGCCGGATCACCGACGAGGAGCGTGAGTTCCTCGGCGAGTACATGGACGCGCCCGGCGAGACCGCCGCGACCGGCGCCTCCGGCGGCGAGGAGGAGGCCGTCGCCGCATGA
- a CDS encoding globin, which translates to MNEIRRGTLQEQTFYEQVGGEDTFRRLVHRFYEGVAEDPVLRPMYPEEDLGPAEERLVLFLIQYWGGPTTYSDNRGHPRLRMRHAPFTVDRAAHDAWLRHMRAAVDELGLSEEHERTLWNYLTYAARSMVNTPD; encoded by the coding sequence GTGAATGAGATCCGGCGCGGCACGCTTCAGGAGCAGACCTTCTACGAGCAGGTCGGCGGGGAGGACACCTTCCGCCGGCTCGTCCACCGTTTCTACGAGGGAGTCGCCGAGGACCCGGTCCTGCGGCCGATGTACCCCGAGGAGGACCTGGGCCCGGCCGAGGAGCGGCTGGTCCTGTTCCTCATCCAGTACTGGGGCGGCCCCACCACCTACAGCGACAACCGCGGCCACCCCCGCCTGCGCATGCGGCACGCCCCGTTCACGGTGGACCGGGCGGCGCACGACGCGTGGCTGCGGCACATGCGGGCGGCCGTGGACGAGCTGGGGCTGTCCGAGGAGCACGAGCGGACGCTGTGGAACTACCTCACGTACGCGGCCCGGTCGATGGTGAACACCCCGGACTGA
- a CDS encoding methyltransferase domain-containing protein, translating into MGAYDTEIEGLAAEARAALVREIDADGAWAADPVWREAFARVPRHLFVPYYYVGIRGGYERRWGESPDPEARRRWVRGAYADVPLATRLRDGELLSSSSQPSLMARMLTALRVADGDRVLEVGAGTGYNAALLAHRLGDDGLVTTIDLEPEITESARQHLAAAGHHPAVVTGDGARGVPERAPFDRIIATCALPTVPRAWLAQCRPGARVLTPLATGLLALTVRDAGHAEGRFLSTAAFFVPLRGEGRARPDTVSVAGLPGRARGQEPFHFLLELTRGTLPAEEAYALWEREGMPDRERYGVTVAGGRAWAWLDDPEGPCTWPLS; encoded by the coding sequence ATGGGCGCCTACGACACGGAGATCGAGGGCCTCGCCGCCGAGGCGCGGGCCGCGCTGGTGCGCGAGATCGACGCCGACGGCGCCTGGGCCGCGGACCCGGTGTGGCGGGAGGCGTTCGCCCGGGTGCCCCGGCACCTGTTCGTGCCCTACTACTACGTCGGGATCAGGGGCGGCTACGAGCGACGCTGGGGCGAGAGCCCGGACCCGGAGGCGCGCCGGCGCTGGGTGCGCGGCGCCTACGCCGACGTCCCGCTGGCCACCCGGCTGCGCGACGGCGAACTGCTCTCCTCCAGCAGCCAGCCCTCACTGATGGCGCGCATGCTGACCGCCCTGCGCGTCGCGGACGGCGACCGGGTCCTGGAGGTAGGCGCGGGCACCGGTTACAACGCGGCCCTGCTGGCCCACCGGCTCGGCGACGACGGCCTGGTCACCACGATCGACCTGGAGCCGGAGATCACCGAGTCGGCCCGGCAGCACCTGGCCGCCGCCGGCCACCACCCGGCCGTCGTCACCGGCGACGGAGCGCGCGGGGTGCCCGAACGCGCCCCCTTCGACCGGATCATCGCCACCTGCGCGCTGCCCACGGTGCCGCGGGCCTGGCTCGCCCAGTGCCGTCCCGGCGCCCGCGTCCTGACCCCGCTCGCCACCGGCCTGCTCGCCCTCACCGTCCGGGACGCCGGGCACGCCGAGGGCCGCTTCCTGTCCACGGCCGCCTTCTTCGTGCCGCTGCGCGGCGAGGGCCGGGCGCGGCCGGACACCGTGTCCGTGGCCGGGCTGCCGGGCCGGGCCCGGGGGCAGGAGCCGTTCCACTTCCTGCTGGAGCTGACCCGGGGCACCCTGCCGGCCGAGGAGGCGTACGCGCTGTGGGAGCGCGAGGGGATGCCGGACCGCGAACGGTACGGCGTCACGGTCGCCGGCGGGCGGGCGTGGGCCTGGCTGGACGACCCGGAGGGGCCGTGCACCTGGCCCCTGTCGTGA
- a CDS encoding FHA domain-containing protein, whose amino-acid sequence MPTCPNGHQSGSDDWCEVCGHRMAGAVPPPPPPPPGGGYGFPPPAGPGVPGGGRPGGRPHPSAVPGAEPELCPQCRTPREGGAPFCEECRWNFLTNTATSYTPAAPRSPQPRFQPPSTTYGGGDGYDYQDSRPSRVNRPAEPIPSFGGEPSGPTPFAGERGPSAPQTAPGRGGPDGPSGFGGQRPSGPAPDFGRGREQGPDGFGGHGGSGGPGGPPGYGGGQERNPGGPGGPGGPPGYGGGQGQNSGRYGGPGGPGGHSAPPPFGREPSGFGADPSRTVPPPGPGGPGGAADGAPQAFRQSGPPAPPAFPRETGRPPADGPSFGGGDDDWVLPPPSSAGHGGRGGHGGSGGQGGPGAQGGYGYPQPGATQAPPGSGFPRARQGPVTWTATIGPDRDYFMAMMQRSGPEAAGLNLPAYSPEQQRTLTGTQVTIGRRRHSTGDTPDIDLSVPPEDPGVSHQHAVLVQQSDGSWAVVDQNSTNGTTVNGSDEPIQPFVPVPLQDGDRVHVGAWTTITIRRG is encoded by the coding sequence ATGCCGACCTGCCCGAACGGACACCAGTCGGGTTCCGACGACTGGTGCGAGGTCTGCGGTCACCGCATGGCCGGTGCCGTACCTCCGCCCCCGCCGCCCCCGCCCGGTGGTGGCTACGGCTTCCCGCCGCCCGCGGGCCCCGGCGTCCCGGGCGGCGGCCGGCCCGGCGGGCGCCCGCACCCGTCGGCGGTGCCCGGCGCGGAGCCGGAGCTGTGCCCGCAGTGCCGCACGCCCCGCGAGGGCGGCGCGCCCTTCTGCGAGGAGTGCCGGTGGAACTTCCTGACCAACACGGCCACCTCGTACACCCCGGCGGCCCCGCGCTCGCCGCAGCCCCGCTTCCAGCCGCCGAGCACGACCTACGGCGGCGGTGACGGGTACGACTACCAGGATTCGCGGCCCTCGCGGGTGAACCGGCCCGCCGAGCCGATCCCGTCCTTCGGCGGCGAGCCGTCCGGCCCCACCCCGTTCGCCGGGGAACGCGGCCCGTCGGCCCCGCAAACCGCCCCGGGCCGGGGCGGTCCGGACGGTCCGTCCGGCTTCGGCGGGCAGCGGCCCTCCGGCCCCGCGCCGGACTTCGGCCGGGGCCGGGAACAGGGACCCGACGGCTTCGGCGGCCACGGCGGCTCCGGGGGACCCGGCGGCCCTCCCGGCTACGGCGGCGGTCAGGAACGGAACCCCGGCGGCCCGGGTGGCCCCGGCGGACCCCCCGGCTACGGCGGCGGCCAGGGACAGAACTCCGGCCGTTACGGCGGACCCGGGGGACCCGGCGGGCACTCCGCTCCGCCGCCCTTCGGGCGTGAGCCCTCGGGCTTCGGGGCGGACCCCTCCCGGACCGTCCCGCCGCCCGGGCCGGGCGGTCCCGGCGGTGCGGCCGACGGCGCCCCGCAGGCGTTCCGGCAGTCCGGCCCGCCCGCACCGCCCGCCTTCCCGCGGGAGACCGGCCGGCCCCCGGCCGACGGTCCGTCCTTCGGCGGCGGTGACGACGACTGGGTGCTCCCCCCGCCGTCGTCCGCCGGGCACGGCGGGCGCGGCGGGCACGGCGGTTCCGGTGGGCAAGGCGGTCCCGGCGCCCAGGGCGGCTACGGCTACCCGCAGCCCGGCGCGACCCAGGCCCCGCCCGGCTCCGGCTTCCCGCGGGCCCGGCAGGGCCCGGTCACCTGGACGGCGACCATCGGCCCGGACCGCGACTACTTCATGGCGATGATGCAGCGCTCGGGTCCGGAGGCCGCGGGTCTGAACCTGCCCGCCTACTCGCCCGAGCAGCAGCGCACGCTCACCGGCACCCAGGTCACCATCGGCCGCCGCCGGCACTCCACCGGCGACACCCCCGACATCGACCTGTCGGTGCCGCCGGAGGACCCGGGCGTCTCGCACCAGCACGCGGTGCTGGTGCAGCAGTCCGACGGCAGTTGGGCGGTCGTCGACCAGAACTCGACGAACGGCACCACGGTCAACGGCTCGGACGAGCCGATCCAGCCGTTCGTGCCGGTGCCGCTGCAGGACGGCGACCGGGTGCACGTCGGCGCCTGGACGACGATCACGATCCGCCGGGGCTGA
- a CDS encoding VWA domain-containing protein gives MANFAKPSAPRFSVDVYQNEYLPEGGHEVNAVVTVTAAGGGTLGAAAPAPGRAAGRGPSAAVALMVDCSGSMDHPPAKMRNARDATAAAIDTLRDDVRFAVIGGTHAAREVYPGGGRLAVADGTTRAQAKQALHRLTAGGGTAIGTWLRLADRLLSTADVAIRHGVLLTDGRNEHESPQALRAALDDCAGRFTCDARGVGTDWEVKEVTAIASALLGTADIVADPAGLAADFTRMMEAAMGKEVADVALRVWTPVGTTIRFVKQVAPSVEELTTRRTEAGPRAGDYPTGSWGDESRDYHLCVEVPPAGLGREMLAARVSLVVPQPGGTAQDLGAQGLVRAVWTDDVAASTSMNPQVAHYTGQAELARVIQQGIDLRKAGDFDGATAKLGRAVQLAGASGNADTAKLLAKVVDVVDAATGTVRLKAEVAEADEMTLETRSTKTVRVKK, from the coding sequence ATGGCCAATTTCGCCAAGCCGAGCGCGCCGCGGTTCTCGGTCGACGTCTACCAGAACGAGTACCTGCCGGAAGGCGGCCACGAGGTCAACGCCGTCGTCACCGTGACGGCGGCCGGGGGCGGCACCCTGGGCGCCGCCGCCCCCGCGCCCGGCCGCGCGGCGGGCCGCGGCCCCTCCGCCGCCGTGGCCCTCATGGTCGACTGTTCGGGGTCCATGGACCATCCGCCGGCGAAGATGCGCAACGCCCGCGACGCCACCGCCGCCGCGATCGACACGCTGCGCGACGACGTCCGCTTCGCGGTGATCGGCGGCACGCACGCCGCCCGGGAGGTCTATCCGGGCGGCGGGCGGCTCGCGGTCGCCGACGGCACCACCCGCGCGCAGGCCAAACAGGCGCTGCACCGGCTGACCGCGGGCGGCGGCACGGCCATCGGCACCTGGCTGCGGCTGGCCGACCGGCTGCTGTCCACGGCGGACGTCGCCATCCGGCACGGCGTCCTGCTCACCGACGGCCGCAACGAGCACGAGTCGCCGCAGGCGCTGCGGGCCGCGCTGGACGACTGCGCCGGACGGTTCACCTGCGACGCCCGCGGCGTGGGCACCGACTGGGAAGTGAAAGAAGTCACAGCGATCGCCTCCGCGCTGCTCGGCACCGCCGACATCGTCGCCGACCCGGCGGGACTGGCCGCCGACTTCACGCGGATGATGGAGGCGGCGATGGGCAAGGAGGTCGCCGACGTCGCCCTGCGGGTGTGGACGCCCGTCGGCACGACCATCCGGTTCGTGAAACAAGTGGCGCCCTCCGTGGAGGAGTTGACCACCCGGCGCACCGAGGCCGGACCGCGCGCCGGGGACTACCCGACCGGGTCCTGGGGCGACGAGTCCCGCGACTACCACCTGTGCGTCGAGGTACCGCCGGCCGGCCTCGGCCGGGAGATGCTCGCCGCGCGCGTCTCGCTGGTCGTCCCGCAACCGGGCGGAACGGCGCAGGACCTGGGCGCCCAGGGGCTCGTACGGGCCGTGTGGACCGACGACGTGGCGGCCTCGACCTCCATGAACCCCCAGGTCGCCCACTACACCGGGCAGGCCGAACTGGCACGGGTCATCCAACAGGGGATCGACCTCCGCAAAGCGGGCGATTTCGATGGCGCGACGGCCAAATTGGGGCGGGCGGTCCAGCTCGCCGGCGCCTCGGGGAACGCGGATACTGCGAAACTGCTTGCGAAGGTGGTGGACGTGGTCGATGCCGCGACGGGTACTGTGCGGTTGAAGGCCGAGGTCGCCGAGGCCGACGAGATGACCCTGGAGACCCGGTCCACGAAGACCGTCCGTGTGAAGAAATGA
- a CDS encoding PP2C family serine/threonine-protein phosphatase yields MSQMPQQAARPQCPNCAEPFEPGDRFCGACGHDLSVVPAAPRDHPTLTMTGSPAPGDGGDWPAAEPAGSPAPPAHLPTDLPGTDSGGSPLPTAEPAPGVRFDRAPEPDDYPLPAPDLRAAAGPAEPAGAGTLCVACRSGRVDGDGYCENCGHAQPRERDHVERQSGPVAAVSDRGLRHHRNEDAFSVGHAVLPDGAPADLAIVCDGVSSATRPDAASLAAAQAAGDLLLAALPRGTHPQQAMHEAIVAAARAVDALAGEPATAREQAPHQNAPACTIVGAIVTPGLLVVGWVGDSRAYWVPDDRTAPAARLTEDDSWAAQMVAAGLMSEAEAYADERAHAITGWLGADAYELEPHTASFKPDGPGVVVVCTDGLWNYAEAAEEMAEVVPVDAAVRPLYCAQVLVGHALDGGGHDNVTVAVVPFPAPPQGAGSA; encoded by the coding sequence ATGTCGCAGATGCCCCAGCAGGCCGCACGGCCGCAGTGCCCGAACTGCGCGGAGCCGTTCGAGCCGGGTGACCGGTTCTGCGGAGCGTGCGGACACGACCTCTCCGTCGTGCCCGCCGCGCCGCGGGACCACCCGACGCTCACCATGACCGGCTCCCCCGCCCCCGGGGACGGCGGGGACTGGCCCGCCGCCGAGCCGGCCGGCTCCCCCGCACCGCCCGCGCACCTGCCGACCGACCTGCCCGGCACCGACTCGGGCGGCTCCCCGCTGCCCACGGCCGAGCCCGCCCCCGGCGTGCGCTTCGACCGGGCCCCGGAGCCCGACGACTACCCGCTCCCGGCGCCCGACCTGCGCGCCGCCGCCGGTCCCGCCGAACCGGCCGGTGCCGGCACGCTGTGCGTGGCCTGCCGGTCGGGCCGGGTGGACGGCGACGGCTACTGCGAGAACTGCGGGCACGCCCAGCCCCGTGAGCGCGACCACGTGGAACGGCAGTCGGGGCCGGTCGCCGCCGTCAGCGACCGAGGCCTGCGCCACCACCGCAACGAGGACGCCTTCAGCGTCGGCCACGCCGTGCTGCCCGACGGCGCCCCGGCCGACCTCGCGATCGTCTGCGACGGCGTGTCCTCGGCGACCCGCCCCGACGCGGCCTCCCTGGCGGCCGCCCAGGCGGCCGGCGACCTGCTGCTCGCCGCCCTGCCGCGCGGCACCCACCCGCAACAGGCCATGCACGAGGCGATCGTCGCCGCCGCCCGCGCCGTCGACGCGCTGGCCGGGGAGCCCGCCACGGCCCGGGAGCAGGCCCCGCACCAGAACGCGCCGGCCTGCACCATCGTCGGCGCGATCGTCACCCCGGGACTGCTGGTCGTCGGCTGGGTCGGCGACAGCCGCGCCTACTGGGTGCCGGACGACCGCACGGCGCCCGCGGCCCGGCTGACCGAGGACGACTCCTGGGCCGCGCAGATGGTGGCGGCCGGGCTGATGAGCGAGGCGGAGGCGTACGCCGACGAGCGCGCCCACGCGATCACCGGCTGGCTCGGCGCGGACGCCTACGAACTGGAGCCGCACACCGCCTCGTTCAAGCCGGACGGGCCCGGCGTGGTGGTGGTCTGCACCGACGGCCTGTGGAACTACGCCGAGGCGGCCGAGGAGATGGCCGAGGTCGTCCCCGTGGACGCGGCCGTGCGACCGCTGTACTGCGCCCAGGTGCTGGTCGGGCACGCCCTGGACGGCGGGGGCCACGACAACGTAACAGTGGCGGTCGTGCCGTTCCCGGCGCCGCCGCAGGGGGCAGGATCGGCCTGA
- a CDS encoding serine/threonine-protein kinase gives MSQARQPCQRPECGGTYEDVGGGELYCDTCGLAPVVSANGTVGSPPTRITRESARPGGARTSSQPTQQSQPTQRSQQSQSRRSLPGRLSRAQSGKSTGRSVSVRSSGSGAPARGRLGAGLVTVPQVPRPDPRAMVLENPEVPERKRFCSRSDCGAPVGRARGDRPGRTEGFCTECGHPYSFVPKLRAGDVVHGQYEVAGCLAHGGLGWIYLAVDRAVSDRWVVLKGLLDTGDQDAMDAAISERRFLAEIEHANIVRIYNFVEHLDQRTGSLDGYIVMEYVGGRSLREIANARRTPEGRRDPLPVEQACAYGIEALEALGHLHSRNLLYCDFKVDNAIQTGDQLKLIDMGAVRRMDDDESAIYGTVGYQAPEVAGAGPSVASDLYTVGRTLAVLTFDFQGYTNVFADRLPDPDTVDVLRRYESFHRLLVRATDPDPARRFASAQEMAEQLTGVLREVVALQTGRPRPALSTLFGPEVKATDTELFPPLDGDVSRLGARRPRTGTAAPAPLPPALVRPVDTAAAALALPAPLVDPDDPDAGFLAGLPASAPAELVSALDAVPAPTVETRLRQVRARLEAGDHGVALMSLGTLEEERPDDWRVVWHRGVAALATGDFAGAAPAFDAVHDAFPGETAPKLALGLCAEVLGRLDDAAGYYHLVWATDPGFVSAAFGLARVRLAAGDRAGAVRTLESVPESSIHYTAARVAAVRARLRQRTAGAGDVPFLDDVTAAAGQVEALDAYGLDPARREQLSVEVLGCALDWILSTGRDASRPAVGGRVLLGSGLDERGLRFGLERAYRTLARLAPGGVERIELVERANRYRPRTWV, from the coding sequence GTGAGCCAGGCACGGCAGCCCTGCCAGCGGCCGGAGTGCGGGGGGACGTACGAGGACGTCGGCGGCGGTGAGCTGTACTGCGACACCTGCGGGCTCGCACCGGTCGTCTCGGCGAACGGGACGGTCGGCTCACCGCCCACCCGGATCACCAGGGAATCGGCGCGCCCCGGCGGCGCGCGCACCTCGTCGCAGCCGACACAGCAGTCGCAGCCGACACAGCGGTCACAGCAGTCACAGTCCCGGCGCTCGCTCCCCGGGCGGCTGTCGCGCGCGCAGTCGGGGAAGTCCACCGGCCGCTCGGTGTCGGTGCGCAGCTCCGGCTCCGGTGCCCCGGCGCGCGGACGGCTGGGCGCCGGGCTGGTCACGGTGCCGCAGGTGCCGCGGCCCGACCCGCGCGCGATGGTGCTGGAGAACCCGGAGGTGCCGGAGCGCAAGCGCTTCTGTTCGCGGTCGGACTGCGGGGCGCCGGTCGGCCGGGCGCGCGGGGACCGCCCCGGGCGCACCGAAGGCTTCTGCACCGAGTGCGGCCACCCGTACTCCTTCGTGCCGAAGCTGCGGGCCGGGGACGTCGTGCACGGCCAGTACGAGGTCGCGGGCTGCCTCGCGCACGGCGGCCTCGGCTGGATCTACCTCGCCGTGGACCGCGCCGTGTCCGACCGGTGGGTGGTGCTCAAGGGCCTGCTGGACACCGGCGACCAGGACGCCATGGACGCCGCGATCTCCGAGCGGCGGTTCCTGGCGGAGATCGAGCACGCCAACATCGTGCGGATCTACAACTTCGTGGAGCACCTCGACCAGCGCACCGGCTCCCTCGACGGCTACATCGTGATGGAGTACGTCGGCGGCAGGTCGCTGAGGGAGATCGCCAACGCCCGCCGCACCCCCGAAGGCCGCCGCGACCCGCTGCCGGTGGAACAGGCGTGCGCGTACGGCATCGAGGCCCTGGAGGCGCTCGGCCACCTGCACAGCCGGAACCTGCTGTACTGCGACTTCAAGGTCGACAACGCCATCCAGACCGGGGACCAGCTCAAGCTGATCGACATGGGCGCCGTGCGCCGCATGGACGACGACGAGTCGGCGATCTACGGCACGGTCGGCTACCAGGCGCCCGAGGTCGCCGGGGCCGGCCCGTCGGTGGCCAGCGACCTGTACACGGTGGGCCGCACCCTCGCCGTGCTCACCTTCGACTTCCAGGGCTACACGAACGTCTTCGCGGACCGCCTGCCCGACCCGGACACCGTCGACGTCCTCCGCCGCTACGAGTCCTTCCACCGCCTCCTCGTGCGCGCCACCGACCCCGATCCGGCCCGCCGGTTCGCCTCCGCGCAGGAGATGGCCGAGCAGCTGACCGGGGTGCTGCGCGAGGTCGTCGCCCTGCAGACCGGCCGGCCGCGGCCCGCGCTGTCGACGCTGTTCGGGCCCGAGGTCAAGGCCACCGACACGGAGCTGTTCCCCCCTCTGGACGGGGACGTGTCCCGGCTGGGGGCGCGGCGGCCCCGCACCGGCACGGCCGCCCCCGCCCCGCTCCCGCCGGCCCTCGTCAGGCCCGTCGACACGGCCGCCGCCGCCCTCGCCCTGCCGGCCCCGCTGGTCGACCCCGACGACCCCGACGCCGGTTTCCTCGCGGGCCTGCCGGCCTCCGCGCCGGCCGAACTGGTCAGCGCGCTGGACGCGGTGCCCGCGCCCACCGTCGAGACCCGGCTGCGGCAGGTCCGCGCCCGGCTGGAGGCCGGTGACCACGGGGTCGCGCTGATGTCCCTGGGCACCCTGGAGGAGGAGCGGCCCGACGACTGGCGGGTGGTGTGGCACCGGGGCGTGGCCGCCCTGGCCACCGGCGACTTCGCGGGCGCCGCCCCCGCCTTCGACGCGGTCCACGACGCCTTCCCCGGCGAGACCGCGCCCAAGCTGGCGCTCGGCCTGTGCGCGGAGGTGCTCGGCCGGCTCGACGACGCGGCCGGCTACTACCACCTGGTGTGGGCGACCGACCCGGGCTTCGTCAGCGCCGCGTTCGGGCTCGCCCGGGTGCGGCTGGCCGCCGGGGACCGGGCGGGCGCCGTCCGCACGCTGGAGTCGGTGCCGGAGTCCTCCATCCACTACACGGCCGCCCGGGTCGCGGCCGTCCGGGCCCGGCTGCGGCAGCGCACGGCGGGCGCCGGCGACGTACCGTTCCTGGACGACGTGACCGCCGCCGCCGGCCAGGTGGAGGCGCTGGACGCGTACGGTCTGGACCCGGCGCGCCGCGAGCAGTTGTCCGTCGAAGTGCTCGGTTGCGCGCTGGACTGGATACTCTCCACAGGCCGGGACGCCTCCCGGCCCGCCGTGGGCGGACGGGTGCTGCTGGGCAGCGGTCTGGACGAGCGCGGTCTGCGTTTCGGCCTGGAGCGCGCGTACCGCACGCTGGCCCGGCTGGCGCCCGGCGGTGTGGAGAGGATCGAGCTGGTGGAACGGGCCAACCGTTACCGCCCCCGGACGTGGGTGTAG
- a CDS encoding glutamate ABC transporter substrate-binding protein produces MYAARARASLRGWGGVGAMAVLCALALAFVLLLPYTQARHEGVRTGVPGAADGSQARAGACEDADAQRRTPPPSGADGRTIDAIKARTGDRRKLVVGVDQNSYRWGYRDPNNPGARLEGFDIDLVHRIAEDILGDPDAVQFRAIPTNRRILAIRSGQVDMVVRTMTITCDRLREVAFSAPYFKTGQQVLAPKSSSVTGYDGSLADKRICTAAGSTAHAKLAADRKAGVLPASADISVTVPSQLDCLVRLQLGEADAVVTDGALAASQAAQDPTVELKGAAFTTEYYGVAMEKKASDLVRRVNRILVDYRADGWQASYDKWLSATLGKDSGPSEPPAPQYVRTS; encoded by the coding sequence ATGTACGCGGCACGTGCGCGGGCCTCCCTGCGGGGCTGGGGCGGGGTCGGCGCGATGGCGGTCCTGTGTGCGCTGGCACTGGCGTTCGTCCTGCTGCTGCCGTACACCCAGGCCCGGCACGAGGGCGTCCGCACGGGCGTCCCGGGAGCGGCCGACGGCAGCCAGGCACGGGCCGGCGCCTGCGAGGACGCGGACGCGCAGCGGCGGACGCCGCCCCCGTCCGGCGCGGACGGGAGGACGATCGACGCCATCAAGGCCCGTACGGGCGACAGGCGCAAGCTGGTCGTGGGCGTCGACCAGAACAGCTACCGCTGGGGGTACCGCGACCCCAACAACCCGGGCGCGCGGCTGGAGGGCTTCGACATCGACCTGGTGCACAGGATCGCCGAGGACATCCTCGGGGACCCGGACGCGGTGCAGTTCAGGGCGATCCCGACCAACCGGCGCATCCTCGCGATCCGGAGCGGCCAGGTCGACATGGTGGTGCGCACGATGACCATCACCTGCGACCGGCTGCGGGAAGTGGCGTTCTCCGCGCCGTACTTCAAGACCGGACAGCAGGTCCTCGCACCCAAGTCGTCGTCCGTCACGGGCTACGACGGCTCCCTGGCGGACAAGCGGATCTGCACGGCGGCCGGTTCGACCGCGCACGCCAAGCTGGCCGCCGACCGGAAGGCGGGCGTCCTGCCCGCCTCCGCCGACATCTCCGTCACCGTCCCCAGCCAGCTCGACTGCCTGGTGCGGCTGCAGCTCGGCGAGGCCGACGCCGTGGTCACCGACGGCGCGCTCGCGGCGAGCCAGGCGGCCCAGGACCCGACCGTCGAGCTGAAGGGCGCGGCGTTCACGACCGAGTACTACGGCGTGGCGATGGAGAAGAAGGCGTCCGATCTGGTACGCCGGGTCAACCGCATCCTGGTGGACTACCGCGCGGACGGCTGGCAGGCGTCGTACGACAAGTGGCTGTCGGCGACACTGGGGAAGGACTCGGGACCCTCCGAGCCGCCCGCGCCGCAGTACGTGCGCACGAGCTGA
- a CDS encoding N-acetylglucosamine kinase, which produces MGLTPTVLAIDAGNSKTDVAVVTAGGEVLATARGGGFRPPAVGVEQAVDALAGPVARAFAEAGVARAAHVSACLANANLPVEEEGLAAALDARAWGASVEVRNDTFAVLRAGVAEPRGVAVVCGAGINCVGMRPDGRTARFPAIGRVSGDWGGGWALAEEALWHAARAEDGRGAPTALARALPAHFGLPSMYALIEALHLRRIGHARRYELTPVLFATAAGGDPVARSLVDRLAEEVATMATVALTRLDLLAEDTPVLLGGSVLAAGHPRLDGGIRALMSSRAPRAHVRVVTASPVLGAALLGLDRLGAGAGARRRARAHWEPARPAPPGPGGTGRRPGG; this is translated from the coding sequence GTGGGCCTGACCCCGACCGTCCTCGCCATCGACGCGGGCAACAGCAAGACCGACGTGGCCGTGGTCACCGCCGGCGGGGAGGTCCTGGCCACGGCCCGCGGCGGCGGCTTCCGCCCGCCCGCGGTGGGCGTGGAGCAGGCGGTGGACGCCCTGGCCGGCCCGGTCGCGCGGGCCTTCGCCGAGGCCGGCGTGGCCCGTGCCGCGCACGTCTCGGCCTGCCTGGCCAACGCCAACCTGCCGGTGGAGGAGGAGGGGCTGGCGGCCGCCCTCGACGCGCGCGCCTGGGGCGCGTCGGTGGAGGTCCGCAACGACACCTTCGCCGTCCTGCGCGCGGGCGTGGCCGAACCCCGGGGCGTCGCCGTGGTGTGCGGCGCCGGCATCAACTGCGTCGGCATGCGCCCCGACGGCCGCACCGCCCGCTTCCCCGCCATCGGCCGCGTCTCCGGCGACTGGGGCGGCGGCTGGGCCCTGGCCGAGGAGGCGCTGTGGCACGCCGCCCGCGCCGAGGACGGCAGGGGCGCGCCCACGGCACTGGCCCGCGCGCTCCCGGCGCACTTCGGCCTGCCGTCCATGTACGCCCTGATCGAGGCCCTGCACCTGCGCCGCATCGGGCACGCCCGCCGGTACGAGCTGACCCCGGTGCTGTTCGCCACGGCCGCCGGCGGCGACCCGGTCGCCCGCTCGCTCGTCGACCGGCTGGCCGAGGAGGTGGCCACGATGGCCACGGTGGCCCTGACCCGCCTGGACCTCCTCGCCGAGGACACCCCGGTCCTCCTGGGCGGCAGCGTCCTGGCCGCCGGCCATCCCCGGCTGGACGGCGGCATCCGCGCGCTGATGTCCTCCCGGGCCCCCCGGGCGCACGTCCGGGTGGTCACGGCGAGCCCGGTGCTGGGCGCGGCCCTGCTCGGCCTGGACCGGCTGGGCGCGGGCGCCGGGGCCCGGCGGCGGGCGCGCGCGCACTGGGAGCCCGCCCGGCCCGCGCCGCCCGGGCCCGGCGGAACCGGCCGCCGTCCGGGCGGCTGA